One Gloeocapsa sp. DLM2.Bin57 DNA window includes the following coding sequences:
- a CDS encoding succinate--CoA ligase subunit beta: MVDLLEYQAKELFKQVGIPTLPSQVIAEPRELRQLEIPYPIVVKSQVRASGRGKAGGVRFAQNTIDAIAAASIIFNLPILGQFPEVVLAEARYNVQQELFLGIVLDYQRNCPVLLGSIQGGVNLDILLANLQVIPLEGDFFPYHGRKLCRQMGLTGNLIEEVSEIVTKMYTLFISKDLDLIEINPLGISPEGEVMALDGRISANDAGIQRHPKLKGLIESEIQPLLWLHSQPKSAKIGIICNSVDLGMATLDLITPSEFSVGCLVIKDNLDDLKQGLKEWESIPEVEVILINILKNQDYSELVVGVIADYLQSLYIPKIKSDERYERPTGIINRHKVQIQPQIKPPTLVLRLLTQDFEPWQKLLTGLPVYWSEDLESAVTQTISLTQGAKDELADLGSDFSTRT, encoded by the coding sequence ATGGTTGATTTATTAGAGTATCAGGCGAAGGAGTTATTTAAACAGGTTGGTATTCCTACTTTACCTTCTCAGGTGATTGCTGAACCAAGAGAATTAAGACAATTAGAGATACCCTACCCTATTGTAGTTAAGTCTCAGGTTAGAGCCTCAGGTCGAGGTAAAGCAGGTGGGGTAAGGTTTGCACAGAATACCATAGACGCGATCGCCGCGGCTAGTATAATTTTCAATCTCCCGATTTTAGGTCAATTTCCTGAAGTTGTCTTAGCAGAAGCGAGATACAACGTGCAACAAGAGCTATTTTTAGGGATAGTTCTAGATTATCAACGCAATTGTCCTGTGCTACTAGGTTCTATTCAGGGAGGAGTAAACCTTGATATTCTCTTAGCTAATCTACAAGTTATCCCCTTAGAAGGGGACTTTTTCCCTTATCACGGGAGAAAACTCTGTCGTCAAATGGGGTTAACTGGTAATCTCATCGAAGAGGTGAGCGAAATTGTCACCAAGATGTACACTTTATTTATATCTAAAGACTTAGACTTAATCGAAATTAACCCCTTAGGAATTAGTCCCGAAGGTGAAGTAATGGCTCTCGATGGTAGAATTAGTGCTAATGATGCGGGTATCCAACGTCATCCTAAGCTTAAAGGGTTGATAGAGTCTGAGATTCAACCTCTGTTATGGTTACATTCTCAACCCAAAAGTGCCAAAATAGGAATTATCTGCAATAGTGTTGATTTAGGAATGGCGACTTTAGATTTAATCACCCCTTCAGAATTCAGCGTGGGTTGTTTAGTGATTAAAGATAATCTCGATGATTTAAAACAAGGATTAAAAGAATGGGAAAGTATCCCCGAGGTAGAGGTTATCTTAATTAACATTCTCAAAAATCAAGACTATAGTGAGTTAGTAGTCGGAGTAATCGCTGATTATTTACAATCTTTGTATATACCTAAAATTAAAAGCGATGAACGCTACGAAAGACCAACAGGAATAATCAACCGTCACAAAGTCCAGATTCAACCTCAAATAAAACCCCCAACCCTAGTGTTACGTTTATTGACTCAGGATTTTGAACCCTGGCAAAAGTTATTAACAGGATTACCTGTATACTGGTCAGAAGACTTAGAAAGTGCAGTAACACAAACTATTTCTTTAACACAAGGAGCTAAAGATGAATTGGCAGATCTCGGGTCAGATTTTAGTACAAGGACTTAA